One Mycolicibacterium fortuitum subsp. fortuitum genomic window carries:
- a CDS encoding MerR family DNA-binding transcriptional regulator, giving the protein MTIGELARRTGVTTKAVRYYESLGLISPDRLANGYRVYDLDDVRLVDEIKSLHRLGIPVERTRPFLECLAAGRAHSDECPSSLASYRDVIDDLTERIEELSAKRSTLITALNVAASRTGTNSEAASDYLTLPADLPVPEDDHATDHLIGTTMPAIALESTSGKTIGLNMLGDRRTVIYIYPLTGRPGTDLPDGWDSIPGARGCTPESCGFRDHFRDLLEAGAGRVFGLSSQDTAYQSEVTERLSLPFDMLSDPYFVLADTLRLPTFEAGGNRLFKRLTLVVRAGVIEHVFYPIFPPNEHAQQVLTWLRVHPQ; this is encoded by the coding sequence ATGACGATCGGCGAGCTGGCACGGCGCACCGGCGTGACCACCAAGGCTGTTCGCTACTACGAGTCGTTGGGCCTGATCAGCCCGGATCGTTTGGCGAACGGTTACCGGGTCTACGACCTCGACGACGTCCGTCTCGTCGACGAGATCAAGTCACTGCACCGGTTGGGGATCCCGGTCGAACGGACCCGGCCGTTCCTCGAATGTCTGGCCGCCGGGCGCGCGCATTCCGACGAATGCCCGTCTTCCCTGGCGAGCTATCGCGACGTCATCGACGACCTCACCGAGCGCATCGAAGAACTCTCCGCGAAACGCTCGACGTTGATCACTGCCCTGAACGTGGCAGCGTCGCGGACCGGTACCAACAGTGAAGCCGCGTCCGATTATTTGACGTTGCCGGCCGATCTCCCCGTCCCCGAAGATGACCACGCCACAGACCATTTGATCGGCACCACGATGCCGGCAATCGCATTGGAGAGCACATCCGGCAAGACCATCGGCCTGAACATGCTGGGCGACCGGCGCACCGTCATCTACATCTATCCGCTGACCGGAAGGCCGGGCACCGATCTTCCGGACGGGTGGGATTCGATCCCCGGGGCACGGGGTTGCACCCCCGAATCGTGTGGATTCCGCGATCACTTCCGCGATCTCCTGGAAGCCGGCGCTGGACGGGTCTTCGGGTTGTCCAGCCAGGACACCGCCTACCAATCCGAAGTAACAGAACGTCTTTCGCTTCCATTCGACATGTTGTCCGACCCCTACTTCGTTCTGGCCGACACGCTCAGGCTGCCCACGTTCGAGGCCGGTGGCAACCGACTGTTCAAACGACTGACCCTGGTGGTGCGCGCCGGTGTGATCGAGCATGTCTTCTACCCGATCTTTCCCCCGAACGAACACGCCCAACAGGTGCTCACCTGGCTGCGCGTCCACCCGCAGTAG
- a CDS encoding DUF6463 family protein, with amino-acid sequence MPFSSSTACGDYEGEQEVLAMWVPRLIIATAVIHCAYGLVQPNEWANIVRDGVVASVVDTDSADYFARDASVWFMMCGIALLAIGVLTRYAVIETGRIPASVGWFLVVMGIPLTLIYFPVTGGWLVLAIGVIALLAARRGSGTAKTPTRTG; translated from the coding sequence ATGCCGTTCAGCAGCTCAACGGCATGTGGCGATTACGAAGGAGAACAGGAAGTGCTCGCAATGTGGGTGCCGCGCTTGATCATCGCGACGGCCGTAATTCACTGCGCTTACGGTTTGGTCCAGCCCAACGAATGGGCCAATATCGTCCGCGACGGTGTTGTAGCGTCCGTTGTCGACACTGACAGCGCCGATTACTTCGCCCGTGACGCCAGCGTCTGGTTCATGATGTGCGGTATCGCATTACTGGCGATCGGGGTGCTCACCCGCTACGCCGTGATAGAAACCGGTCGCATACCAGCGAGCGTCGGTTGGTTCCTTGTGGTGATGGGAATTCCGTTGACACTCATCTACTTTCCTGTCACCGGCGGCTGGCTGGTGTTGGCGATCGGCGTTATCGCGCTGTTGGCAGCACGCCGCGGCTCTGGCACGGCCAAGACCCCGACGCGTACTGGTTAG
- a CDS encoding DNA gyrase subunit A produces MTATLDIPEQNPDLVLDQSADDYWNHYQLTFALYSVSDRAIPSAFDGLKPGQRRLLYQMHESKLLPGNKPQKSSKICSAVTGNLHPHGGASMYGAAALMAAEFQRVKVIDGQGAFPRIQGDIPAADRYTEMRLSAPGAALTAELDDHAVPMVQTFDGEWTEPTMLPAQWPVLLCNGAVGIAEGWATKVPAHNPREVMAACRALLARPNTTDDTLMKLLPGPDWGCGATVVGTNGLREYITTGRGQFTVRGTLTVDGKNVVITELPPGVASNTVQDRIRALVESGELSGVADMSDLTDRRNGLRIVVTAKRGHSAETIRDQLLALTPLESTFAASLVALDEDRVPRWWSVRELISAFLHLRDSVVLHRSEYRLEKVTARRHLVAGLMKIHLDIDAAVAVIRGSDTVDDARQGLQKRFEIDEEQANYVLALQLRRLTKLDVIELQAEADKLDAEFAELTELVSNPDARRKVIDKELVETAKLFKGPEFDRRTVLDFEATPTVSGADEDGPRERKVNTAWRLDDRGVFSDSHGDLLTSGLGWAVWADGRVKFTNGNGLPFKIRDIPVAPDITGLLCSGVLPDGYHLALVTRRGKILRIDPTAVNPQGVAGNGVAGVKLAAGDPEDTVIAALPVTCQNGEAILSISEKGWKVTEVADIPVKGRGGAGVGFHPFVTGEDALLSATISPTGFVRGKRAVRAENRAKASVKGSGGNEVTPAPSDSSN; encoded by the coding sequence GTGACTGCCACCCTGGATATTCCTGAGCAGAACCCTGATCTGGTTCTCGACCAGAGCGCCGATGACTACTGGAATCACTACCAGCTGACGTTTGCGCTCTACAGCGTCAGCGACCGCGCCATCCCCTCGGCGTTCGACGGGCTCAAGCCCGGTCAGCGTCGTCTGCTGTACCAGATGCACGAGTCGAAACTGCTGCCCGGCAACAAGCCGCAGAAGTCCTCGAAGATCTGCTCGGCGGTCACCGGCAACCTGCACCCGCACGGCGGCGCGTCGATGTACGGTGCCGCCGCACTGATGGCCGCGGAGTTCCAGCGGGTGAAAGTCATTGACGGACAAGGCGCTTTCCCACGCATCCAGGGCGACATTCCCGCCGCCGACCGCTACACCGAGATGCGGCTGTCGGCTCCCGGTGCCGCGCTGACCGCGGAGCTCGACGATCACGCCGTGCCGATGGTGCAGACCTTCGACGGCGAGTGGACCGAGCCGACGATGCTGCCGGCCCAGTGGCCGGTGCTGCTCTGCAACGGCGCCGTCGGTATCGCCGAAGGCTGGGCCACCAAGGTGCCCGCGCACAACCCGCGTGAGGTGATGGCCGCGTGCCGGGCGCTGCTGGCCCGGCCCAACACCACCGACGACACGTTGATGAAGCTCCTCCCCGGCCCCGACTGGGGTTGCGGGGCCACCGTTGTCGGCACGAACGGTCTGCGGGAGTACATCACCACCGGCCGTGGCCAGTTCACCGTCCGCGGCACCCTGACCGTCGACGGCAAGAACGTCGTCATCACCGAGCTGCCACCCGGGGTCGCCAGCAACACTGTGCAGGACCGGATCCGGGCCCTGGTCGAATCCGGTGAGCTGTCCGGCGTGGCCGACATGTCGGATCTGACCGACCGCCGCAACGGGTTGCGCATCGTCGTCACCGCCAAACGCGGCCACAGCGCCGAGACCATCCGCGACCAACTGCTGGCGCTGACCCCGCTGGAGTCGACGTTCGCCGCGAGCCTGGTCGCCCTCGACGAGGACCGCGTGCCGCGCTGGTGGTCGGTGCGGGAACTGATCTCGGCATTCCTGCATCTGCGCGATTCGGTGGTGCTGCACCGCAGCGAGTACCGCCTGGAGAAGGTCACCGCGCGTCGCCACCTGGTGGCGGGCCTGATGAAGATCCACCTGGACATCGATGCTGCCGTGGCGGTCATCCGCGGGTCCGACACCGTCGACGACGCCCGACAGGGCCTGCAGAAGCGGTTCGAGATCGACGAAGAGCAGGCCAATTACGTTCTGGCGCTGCAGCTTCGCCGACTGACCAAGCTCGATGTGATCGAGCTGCAGGCCGAGGCCGACAAGCTGGACGCTGAGTTCGCCGAGCTGACCGAGCTGGTCTCCAACCCCGATGCGCGCCGCAAGGTTATCGACAAGGAGCTGGTGGAGACCGCGAAGCTGTTCAAGGGTCCCGAGTTCGACCGCCGCACCGTGCTGGACTTCGAGGCCACCCCGACAGTGTCAGGCGCCGACGAGGACGGCCCGCGTGAGCGGAAGGTCAACACCGCCTGGCGCCTCGACGACCGAGGTGTGTTCTCCGACAGCCACGGTGATCTGCTCACCTCCGGTCTGGGTTGGGCGGTGTGGGCCGACGGCCGGGTCAAGTTCACCAACGGCAACGGCTTGCCGTTCAAGATCCGCGACATCCCGGTGGCGCCGGACATCACCGGGCTGCTGTGCTCCGGCGTGCTCCCGGACGGCTATCACCTGGCGCTGGTGACGCGCCGCGGAAAGATCCTGCGCATCGACCCCACCGCGGTAAATCCGCAGGGTGTGGCCGGCAACGGTGTGGCCGGGGTGAAGCTGGCGGCAGGCGACCCGGAGGACACAGTGATCGCGGCGCTGCCCGTTACGTGCCAGAACGGCGAGGCCATCCTGTCGATCTCCGAAAAGGGTTGGAAGGTCACCGAAGTCGCCGATATTCCGGTCAAGGGCCGCGGCGGGGCCGGGGTGGGCTTCCATCCGTTCGTCACCGGCGAGGATGCGCTGCTGTCCGCAACGATTTCGCCGACCGGGTTCGTGCGCGGCAAGAGGGCGGTGCGTGCCGAGAACCGGGCCAAGGCCTCGGTCAAGGGTTCCGGCGGCAATGAGGTGACACCCGCGCCGTCGGACTCCAGCAACTAA
- the vph gene encoding viomycin phosphotransferase: MVATHRSLLSRLLPGDNPDALSVRQGQFHTVVIGSDRVVCFPRTRAAADRLPARAASLRALAGLDPGLRTPEPLLLSEAHGGNETPFLVLTRIPGQPLENDALDDERVAETVAAQYVTLLAALYRAGADATARAVLPQNRADRWHQFAEGVKAELFGLMSHSGRLKAQRELAALDTLPHLTQAVVHGDLGAENVVWVWQNGMPHLSGILDWDDVALGDQAEDLAAVGASYSREFLERVLALGGWSNHPLLARIAAIRDTFALQQALYAIRDGDEEELADGLAHYR, encoded by the coding sequence ATCGTTGCCACACACCGCTCTCTGCTGAGCCGTCTGCTGCCCGGCGATAACCCCGACGCCCTGTCGGTACGCCAAGGGCAATTCCACACCGTGGTCATCGGATCCGATCGCGTCGTGTGTTTTCCCCGCACCCGGGCAGCCGCTGACCGGTTGCCCGCGCGGGCGGCCTCTCTGCGCGCACTCGCCGGCCTCGACCCTGGCCTCCGCACACCCGAGCCCCTGCTCCTCAGTGAGGCCCACGGCGGCAACGAGACACCATTCTTAGTGCTCACCAGGATCCCCGGGCAGCCCCTCGAGAACGACGCACTCGACGATGAACGAGTGGCCGAAACGGTGGCGGCACAGTACGTCACGCTGCTGGCGGCTCTGTACCGAGCAGGCGCCGATGCGACAGCGCGAGCAGTGCTCCCACAGAACCGGGCAGACCGATGGCATCAGTTCGCCGAAGGCGTAAAAGCGGAGCTGTTCGGGCTGATGTCCCACAGTGGGCGGCTGAAGGCGCAGCGAGAACTCGCAGCACTGGACACGCTTCCGCATCTCACCCAGGCTGTGGTCCACGGCGACCTCGGTGCCGAGAATGTGGTGTGGGTATGGCAGAACGGCATGCCGCACCTTTCCGGCATCCTCGACTGGGATGATGTAGCCCTCGGCGACCAGGCCGAGGATCTCGCAGCGGTCGGTGCCAGCTACAGCCGCGAATTCCTGGAGCGAGTACTGGCCCTTGGCGGCTGGTCAAACCACCCACTGCTGGCCCGCATCGCCGCGATCCGCGACACATTCGCTCTGCAGCAGGCCCTCTACGCGATCCGCGACGGCGATGAGGAGGAACTCGCCGACGGGCTGGCTCACTACCGCTGA
- a CDS encoding TetR/AcrR family transcriptional regulator, translating into MPDELGRRERKKELTRQALVDAAVRLFTERGYDQTGVADIAEAADVSKRTFFLHFPTKEDVLLGDAGTRADLAVRAVDERRPGMSIREVLEDVTRTMIANTASGDLVNGLAALRAQLVVTTPAVQSRVLHTVFTAQTRIAAALRDAYPETLDDIAAASIVGALTGAISAAAVASLQQGESAEQTRAAMHRAAEIALQYAESLDTAATSPHSAVPDSPRSKRRSTS; encoded by the coding sequence ATGCCGGACGAACTCGGACGTCGCGAACGCAAGAAGGAACTCACCCGGCAAGCACTGGTGGACGCCGCCGTCCGCCTATTCACCGAACGGGGCTACGACCAGACCGGCGTGGCCGACATCGCCGAAGCCGCCGACGTCAGCAAACGCACGTTTTTCCTGCACTTCCCCACCAAAGAGGACGTACTGCTGGGCGATGCCGGCACGAGGGCCGACCTGGCCGTACGGGCAGTCGACGAACGACGACCCGGCATGTCGATACGCGAGGTGCTGGAAGACGTCACCAGAACCATGATCGCCAACACCGCAAGTGGTGACCTGGTGAACGGGCTAGCTGCGCTCCGGGCCCAGCTCGTGGTGACCACGCCCGCAGTTCAATCTCGGGTATTGCACACAGTTTTCACCGCTCAGACCCGGATCGCCGCGGCGTTGCGCGACGCGTACCCAGAAACACTCGACGATATCGCCGCCGCCAGCATCGTGGGCGCACTGACCGGCGCCATCAGCGCTGCCGCCGTCGCGAGCCTCCAACAGGGGGAATCAGCCGAACAGACCCGCGCCGCGATGCACCGCGCAGCCGAAATCGCCCTCCAGTACGCGGAATCACTCGACACGGCCGCAACCAGCCCACATTCAGCTGTTCCGGATTCCCCGCGGAGCAAGCGGCGCTCCACGAGCTAG
- a CDS encoding DUF6463 family protein, with protein sequence MTRWAGWLIVFFGGAHTLGALTIEGAARYLGEWFGGALRHDDLANMSAANSAFWLSVDSFGIPLVLVGLMVLWLYRRGITPPSFVGWVLAAWAVVGAVVLTFTPWPILLAASGLLLAGERRAHASKAQ encoded by the coding sequence ATGACCAGATGGGCCGGCTGGCTGATCGTGTTCTTCGGTGGGGCGCACACTCTGGGTGCGCTGACGATCGAAGGGGCGGCGCGTTATCTGGGAGAGTGGTTCGGTGGTGCGCTGCGGCATGACGACCTGGCCAATATGAGTGCGGCCAACAGCGCATTCTGGCTTTCCGTCGACAGCTTCGGGATTCCGCTCGTGCTGGTCGGCCTTATGGTGCTGTGGCTGTACCGCCGAGGCATCACGCCCCCATCGTTTGTGGGGTGGGTGCTGGCGGCCTGGGCAGTCGTCGGTGCTGTCGTCCTGACGTTCACGCCCTGGCCGATACTCTTGGCGGCATCGGGTCTACTGCTGGCTGGAGAGCGCCGGGCTCACGCGTCCAAAGCTCAGTGA
- a CDS encoding amidase → MEFDEYRAHDATSLAKLVADKQVSAAELLAAAQQRAAAVNPKINAIVRDVPASPTGDLTGPFAGVPFLIKDLAQDYAGLPTSAGSRALMSLNAAEHATVVQRWIDAGLVIFGKTNTPEFGAKGITEPEAWGPARNPWDLDRSPGGSSGGSAAAVAAGIVPCAGANDGGGSIRIPAASCGLVGLKPGRGLTPSGPLVGESMHGAAVQGVVSRTVRDTAAMLDVLSGGEPWGPYVPGLPAESFASCVGADPGKLRIGLRVPTAINPTPHREAFAAVEATAAALTELGHHVEELPQAPFDDAALARDFLLTWFVYSAWELAEAKRLTGAGDDAFERDTLIMAAIGRATSSVDYLDAVQRRHEHTRRLSTFFESYDLLLTPSLATLPPRIGEFDLPVVLQHAADALIKTRTASLLRYTKIVDDMVDKNLGWVPYTQLANITGRPAISLPLHWTAEGLPLGVQFVAPLAGESLLLKLSAQLERALPWAGRYAPI, encoded by the coding sequence ATGGAGTTCGACGAGTACCGCGCGCACGATGCCACTTCCTTGGCGAAACTGGTTGCCGACAAGCAGGTTTCGGCTGCTGAGCTGCTTGCCGCCGCTCAGCAGCGGGCGGCCGCGGTAAACCCGAAGATCAATGCCATCGTGCGCGACGTCCCGGCGTCGCCCACCGGCGATCTGACCGGTCCGTTCGCCGGGGTGCCGTTCCTGATCAAGGATCTTGCACAGGACTACGCGGGTTTGCCGACCTCGGCCGGTTCGCGTGCGCTGATGTCGCTGAACGCCGCCGAGCACGCCACCGTCGTCCAGCGCTGGATCGACGCGGGCCTGGTCATCTTCGGCAAAACCAACACCCCCGAGTTCGGCGCGAAGGGGATCACCGAGCCGGAGGCATGGGGGCCGGCGCGTAACCCCTGGGATCTCGATCGGTCGCCCGGTGGCAGTTCGGGAGGCTCCGCGGCAGCTGTCGCGGCGGGCATCGTGCCCTGCGCCGGCGCCAACGACGGCGGTGGGTCGATCCGCATCCCGGCGGCCAGCTGCGGACTCGTCGGGCTGAAACCGGGCCGGGGACTCACCCCGTCGGGCCCACTGGTCGGAGAATCGATGCACGGCGCGGCCGTTCAAGGTGTCGTCTCGAGGACGGTGCGCGACACCGCGGCGATGCTCGATGTGCTCAGCGGCGGCGAACCCTGGGGACCCTACGTGCCGGGCCTTCCCGCCGAGTCGTTCGCGTCATGCGTGGGCGCCGATCCCGGGAAGCTGCGCATCGGGCTGCGGGTGCCGACGGCGATCAACCCGACACCACACCGCGAGGCGTTCGCCGCCGTCGAGGCGACGGCGGCCGCGTTGACCGAACTCGGCCATCATGTCGAGGAACTTCCGCAAGCACCCTTCGACGACGCCGCGCTGGCCCGCGACTTCCTGCTGACCTGGTTCGTCTACAGCGCATGGGAGCTCGCCGAGGCCAAGCGGTTGACCGGCGCGGGTGACGACGCTTTCGAACGTGACACGCTCATCATGGCGGCGATCGGCCGTGCCACGAGCAGTGTCGACTACCTCGATGCGGTGCAGCGCCGCCATGAACACACGCGGCGGCTGAGCACGTTCTTCGAGTCCTACGACCTGCTGTTGACACCCAGCCTGGCTACCCTGCCGCCTCGGATCGGTGAGTTCGATCTGCCGGTGGTGTTGCAACATGCGGCTGACGCGCTGATCAAGACGCGCACCGCAAGCCTGTTGCGCTACACCAAGATCGTCGACGACATGGTGGACAAGAACCTGGGCTGGGTGCCCTACACGCAGCTGGCGAACATCACTGGCCGCCCTGCTATCTCGCTTCCTCTGCATTGGACGGCAGAAGGATTGCCGCTCGGTGTCCAGTTCGTCGCACCGCTGGCCGGTGAATCGCTTCTGCTCAAGCTGTCGGCTCAGCTTGAGCGGGCGCTGCCCTGGGCCGGTCGCTACGCTCCGATCTGA
- a CDS encoding SDR family NAD(P)-dependent oxidoreductase, producing the protein MTGELTGRTVLVTGAGRGIGRSEALYLAAAGANVVVNDPGVQIDGHGGDERVAAAVVDEIRARGGHAVADTGSVTDWADARRMVDLAVAEFGDLHAVVNNATIEVNKALERLSEAEFDDVVAVKLKGTFAVSRWATSYWRSRVEAGVRDDRAIVNTASGSGLLNPLPTQTNYAAANAGVAAMTMVHALELRRLGIRVNCVSPSMVRSRLTNSVPGMDETTPEGQLDPKDPIVVAPLVAYLVSEGCPLTGQVLSVRGSSITVNHGWTGGAQINKDAGLWTVPELAESLTALPLEDPFDRLASALGGALGGQGRDAFEAMVNADLDKC; encoded by the coding sequence GTGACGGGCGAACTGACTGGCCGGACAGTGCTGGTGACGGGGGCGGGCCGCGGGATCGGTCGGTCCGAGGCGCTGTATCTTGCGGCCGCGGGCGCGAACGTGGTGGTGAACGACCCGGGCGTGCAAATCGATGGACACGGGGGCGACGAACGCGTTGCCGCCGCGGTGGTCGATGAGATCCGCGCGCGGGGCGGGCACGCGGTGGCAGATACCGGCAGCGTCACCGATTGGGCGGATGCCCGGCGCATGGTCGACCTGGCCGTGGCGGAATTCGGCGACCTGCACGCGGTCGTCAACAATGCCACCATCGAGGTGAACAAGGCCCTGGAAAGGTTGTCCGAAGCCGAATTTGACGACGTCGTCGCCGTCAAGCTGAAAGGCACCTTCGCCGTGAGCCGCTGGGCTACGTCGTACTGGCGCAGTCGGGTGGAGGCGGGGGTGCGCGATGACCGGGCCATCGTCAATACCGCGTCGGGTTCGGGTCTACTCAATCCGCTCCCCACGCAGACGAACTATGCGGCGGCGAACGCCGGCGTCGCGGCGATGACCATGGTGCACGCGTTGGAACTGCGGCGGCTGGGGATCCGAGTCAACTGCGTCAGCCCGTCGATGGTGCGCAGTCGCTTGACGAACTCGGTTCCCGGAATGGACGAGACAACGCCGGAGGGGCAACTGGACCCGAAGGATCCAATCGTGGTGGCTCCACTCGTCGCCTACCTGGTCAGCGAGGGGTGCCCTCTGACCGGCCAGGTCCTGTCGGTGCGGGGCAGCTCGATCACGGTCAACCACGGCTGGACGGGTGGTGCGCAGATCAACAAGGACGCCGGACTATGGACGGTTCCCGAACTGGCGGAGAGCTTGACCGCGTTGCCGCTGGAGGACCCGTTCGACCGGTTGGCGTCCGCGCTCGGAGGCGCGTTAGGTGGCCAGGGCCGCGACGCCTTCGAGGCAATGGTCAACGCCGATCTTGACAAGTGCTGA
- a CDS encoding crotonase/enoyl-CoA hydratase family protein: MDFTTIRHELEDGILTVVLDRPDNLNAFTVEMADELERTFVAVNDDDAVRAVIVTGEGRAFCAGMDLSSEGNVFGLDESKTPSLADMADLDDPELRRVRDTGGRVTLAIYACRKPVIAAINGAAVGIGATMTLAMDARLMSSKARFGLVFGKLGITPEACSTWFLPRIVGMPTALDLVYRSDILTADTAHEIGLVQSVHEPDALITEARALADAWTRDRSPVSVALMRQMLYRNSAEPHPVDAHRVDSLAMFYTSIGDGHDGVRAFLEKRTPEFTGQASEMPPFYEEWVSGDRPR; this comes from the coding sequence GTGGACTTCACGACGATCCGGCACGAGCTCGAAGACGGCATCCTCACCGTCGTCCTCGATCGCCCGGACAACCTCAATGCCTTCACCGTCGAGATGGCCGACGAGCTGGAGCGCACCTTCGTCGCGGTCAACGACGACGACGCGGTGCGCGCCGTCATCGTGACCGGCGAGGGCCGGGCGTTCTGCGCCGGCATGGACCTGTCCAGCGAGGGCAACGTCTTCGGACTAGACGAGTCGAAAACGCCGAGCCTGGCCGACATGGCCGACCTGGACGACCCCGAACTTCGCCGGGTCCGCGATACCGGCGGCCGCGTGACCCTGGCGATCTACGCCTGCCGCAAACCGGTGATCGCCGCGATCAACGGGGCCGCCGTGGGGATCGGCGCGACCATGACGCTGGCCATGGACGCCCGGCTGATGTCTTCCAAGGCCCGCTTCGGTCTGGTCTTCGGAAAGCTCGGGATCACGCCGGAAGCGTGTTCCACCTGGTTCCTTCCCCGGATCGTCGGTATGCCAACAGCTTTGGATCTGGTGTACCGCTCTGACATCCTCACCGCGGATACGGCCCACGAGATCGGGCTGGTCCAGTCCGTCCACGAACCGGACGCCTTGATCACCGAAGCCCGGGCGCTCGCCGACGCGTGGACCCGCGACCGCTCACCGGTCTCGGTCGCACTCATGCGGCAGATGCTCTACCGCAACTCCGCCGAGCCACACCCGGTTGACGCGCATCGGGTCGACTCGCTGGCGATGTTCTACACGAGCATCGGCGACGGCCACGACGGCGTGCGGGCCTTCCTGGAGAAGCGCACTCCTGAATTCACCGGGCAGGCTTCCGAGATGCCGCCGTTCTATGAGGAGTGGGTCAGCGGCGATCGACCGCGGTGA
- a CDS encoding nucleotidyltransferase domain-containing protein: METLDTEFAQAVRNVSIHGDKRDRAIAAHTEVRELLEADAELKGWGIDTRLIGSYARLTARYPGKDVDVFLRFTGLSVRHSPEKIYNAVERVLVDEYGVKGEDLGGRITRQARSLKIDFPEPEGHFSDDAFAIDAVPAVPWGEHWAIPNRDRDQWNNDEGRWIKTNPVQFATDTDALATASSSPTIGGENAYRHIVRLLRQVRHFHLGGQRPGGLFVEIAAYYVWKEQLVSGTTHAELLTSTMQHVGARLIDCADDGLPDPVLGTPLKPDLDPWQWRSAGQTFERLAGEARTALDSERCRAAKLWRDILGTNDRGQVLPLPDGCDAAGFPIGAVTAVGALGSNQPRGFATPDSWLEARR; this comes from the coding sequence ATGGAGACACTCGATACCGAGTTCGCCCAAGCGGTACGCAATGTCAGCATCCATGGGGACAAGCGCGACCGCGCTATCGCCGCCCACACCGAGGTGCGTGAACTACTCGAGGCCGACGCCGAGCTGAAAGGGTGGGGCATCGACACCCGGCTCATCGGCTCCTACGCTCGCTTGACCGCACGGTATCCGGGCAAGGACGTCGATGTCTTCCTGCGCTTCACCGGACTATCAGTGCGCCACAGCCCCGAGAAGATCTACAACGCCGTCGAGCGCGTTCTCGTCGACGAATACGGCGTGAAGGGCGAAGATCTGGGCGGGCGTATCACGCGTCAGGCACGGTCGCTCAAGATCGACTTCCCTGAGCCCGAAGGCCATTTCAGCGACGACGCGTTCGCCATCGACGCGGTGCCAGCCGTGCCCTGGGGTGAGCACTGGGCCATCCCCAACCGCGATCGCGACCAGTGGAACAACGACGAGGGCCGCTGGATCAAGACCAATCCCGTGCAGTTCGCTACGGATACAGATGCACTGGCCACGGCCTCGTCGAGTCCGACGATCGGGGGGGAAAACGCCTACCGGCACATCGTGCGGTTGCTGCGCCAGGTCCGTCACTTCCATCTCGGTGGCCAGCGCCCCGGAGGCCTGTTTGTCGAGATTGCCGCGTACTACGTCTGGAAGGAGCAGCTTGTCAGCGGAACCACTCACGCCGAGCTTCTGACCTCCACGATGCAACATGTCGGTGCCAGGTTGATCGACTGTGCCGACGACGGTCTGCCCGACCCTGTGCTCGGCACACCACTCAAGCCAGACCTGGATCCGTGGCAGTGGAGGTCGGCCGGGCAGACGTTCGAGCGTCTGGCCGGCGAGGCCCGCACAGCGCTCGATTCGGAACGGTGCCGCGCGGCCAAGCTGTGGCGCGACATCTTGGGCACCAACGACCGCGGGCAAGTCCTTCCGCTGCCCGACGGGTGTGACGCGGCAGGATTTCCGATCGGGGCCGTCACTGCGGTGGGGGCACTGGGTAGCAATCAGCCGCGTGGCTTCGCCACACCCGACTCGTGGCTCGAGGCTCGCCGCTGA
- a CDS encoding TetR/AcrR family transcriptional regulator yields MLATHGVDAVRIDVLAKSLGVTRGGFYGYFADRGALLTEMLSTWERECVDDVIRHVQDGQENVLDQVRLAGQLTFATDRLLAIDLAIRDWARRDEDVAERLRRVDNRRMQLLREAISTFCPDPDEVEARCLLAFCTAIGRHLLAADHPGRTRDEVVANAADLILNRAPEARSG; encoded by the coding sequence ATGCTGGCGACGCATGGCGTCGACGCCGTGCGCATCGACGTGCTGGCCAAATCTCTTGGCGTGACCAGGGGCGGCTTCTACGGCTATTTCGCAGACCGCGGCGCGCTGCTGACCGAGATGCTGAGCACATGGGAGCGCGAATGCGTCGACGACGTCATTCGCCATGTTCAGGACGGACAGGAAAACGTCCTCGACCAGGTCCGACTGGCCGGACAACTTACTTTCGCCACCGACCGGCTACTTGCCATCGACCTGGCGATCCGCGATTGGGCCCGCCGTGACGAGGACGTCGCCGAACGCCTTCGCCGCGTTGACAACCGGCGCATGCAGCTCCTGCGAGAGGCGATCAGCACATTCTGCCCCGATCCGGACGAAGTCGAGGCCCGCTGTCTGCTGGCATTCTGCACGGCCATAGGCCGGCATTTGCTCGCCGCCGATCATCCCGGCCGCACTCGCGACGAGGTGGTGGCCAACGCGGCCGACCTCATCCTCAACCGGGCACCTGAAGCCCGTTCCGGCTGA